A section of the Sebastes fasciatus isolate fSebFas1 chromosome 5, fSebFas1.pri, whole genome shotgun sequence genome encodes:
- the igfbp3 gene encoding insulin-like growth factor-binding protein 3 isoform X2, whose product MPGLCVLCLAAALAAFARLAGTVGPVVRCEPCDAGALLQCKPLPKDCAERVREPGCGCCMTCALGEGLACGVYTARCGSGLTCQHQPAESRPLQALLEGRGVCSSAVAKKLHSILIPAQKQDNAGNQVEEANVTVMVTVTVLPGVATVKGGGHSRGSMDTRPPLHNKLIQKDQNRKTQSYKVESVSGGANMDMHNFSLENKRETEYGPCRREMESILSSLKISNVLNPRGFRIPNCDRKGFYKKKQCRPSKGRRRGYCWCVDKYGQPLPGFDGRERGETQCYNLESK is encoded by the exons ATGCCCGGTCTCTGCGTGCTTTGTCTCGCCGCCGCGCTGGCTGCGTTCGCCCGGCTCGCCGGCACCGTGGGGCCGGTGGTCCGATGCGAGCCGTGCGACGCCGGAGCGCTGCTGCAGTGCAAGCCGCTGCCCAAGGACTGCGCCGAGCGGGTGAGGGAGCCGGGCTGCGGCTGCTGCATGACGTGCGCCCTCGGTGAAGGACTGGCGTGTGGAGTGTACACGGCGCGCTGCGGCTCCGGCTTGACCTGCCAGCACCAGCCGGCGGAGAGCCGACCGCTGCAGGCTCTGCTGGAGGGACGGGGAGTGTGCTCCAGCGCCGTGGCCAAAAAGCTCCACAGCATTCTCATACCGGCGCAAAAACAAG ACAACGCTGGAAATCAGGTAGAAGAAGCCAATGTGACGGTGATGGTGACGGTGACGGTGTTGCCCGGCGTGGCGACCGTGAAGGGTGGAGGTCACAGCCGGGGGTCGATGGACACCAGGCCTCCGCTGCACAACAAGCTGATCCAGAAGGATCAGAACAGGAAGACTCAGAGCTACAAGGTGGAGTCGGTCTCAGGAGGAGCCAACATGGACATGCACAACTTCTCCCTGGAGAACAAGAGGGAGACCGAGTAT GGGCCGTGTCGGCGGGAGATGGAGAGCATCCTGAGCAGTCTTAAAATCAGCAACGTGCTCAACCCGAGAGGCTTCCGCATACCCAACTGTGACAGAAAGGGCTTCTACAAGAAAAAACAG TGCCGTCCATCCAAAGGCAGGAGGCGGGGCTACTGCTGGTGCGTGGACAAATACGGGCAGCCTCTGCCGGGCTTCGACGGCAGGGAGCGGGGCGAGACTCAGTGCTACAACCTGGAGAGCAAATGA
- the igfbp3 gene encoding insulin-like growth factor-binding protein 3 isoform X1 — protein MPGLCVLCLAAALAAFARLAGTVGPVVRCEPCDAGALLQCKPLPKDCAERVREPGCGCCMTCALGEGLACGVYTARCGSGLTCQHQPAESRPLQALLEGRGVCSSAVAKKLHSILIPAQKQDNAGNQVEEANVTVMVTVTVLPGVATVKGGGHSRGSMDTRPPLHNKLIQKDQNRKTQSYKVESVSGGANMDMHNFSLENKRETEYGPCRREMESILSSLKISNVLNPRGFRIPNCDRKGFYKKKQIEAVKKGSLEMTANSSQMKETERKFKVPSIQRQEAGLLLVRGQIRAASAGLRRQGAGRDSVLQPGEQMRGRRDVEWTERGRQRIRGWVGGEGGRQREKEPTLLLHVVLCKHLKGALDLLISGPISVGELEGEGWSTASATRPSLLSITAICPVLREPLSFL, from the exons ATGCCCGGTCTCTGCGTGCTTTGTCTCGCCGCCGCGCTGGCTGCGTTCGCCCGGCTCGCCGGCACCGTGGGGCCGGTGGTCCGATGCGAGCCGTGCGACGCCGGAGCGCTGCTGCAGTGCAAGCCGCTGCCCAAGGACTGCGCCGAGCGGGTGAGGGAGCCGGGCTGCGGCTGCTGCATGACGTGCGCCCTCGGTGAAGGACTGGCGTGTGGAGTGTACACGGCGCGCTGCGGCTCCGGCTTGACCTGCCAGCACCAGCCGGCGGAGAGCCGACCGCTGCAGGCTCTGCTGGAGGGACGGGGAGTGTGCTCCAGCGCCGTGGCCAAAAAGCTCCACAGCATTCTCATACCGGCGCAAAAACAAG ACAACGCTGGAAATCAGGTAGAAGAAGCCAATGTGACGGTGATGGTGACGGTGACGGTGTTGCCCGGCGTGGCGACCGTGAAGGGTGGAGGTCACAGCCGGGGGTCGATGGACACCAGGCCTCCGCTGCACAACAAGCTGATCCAGAAGGATCAGAACAGGAAGACTCAGAGCTACAAGGTGGAGTCGGTCTCAGGAGGAGCCAACATGGACATGCACAACTTCTCCCTGGAGAACAAGAGGGAGACCGAGTAT GGGCCGTGTCGGCGGGAGATGGAGAGCATCCTGAGCAGTCTTAAAATCAGCAACGTGCTCAACCCGAGAGGCTTCCGCATACCCAACTGTGACAGAAAGGGCTTCTACAAGAAAAAACAG aTTGAAGCAGTAAAGAAAGGATCGCTTGAGATGACTGCTAATAGTTCACAGATGAAAGAGACTGAGCGGAAATTCAAAG TGCCGTCCATCCAAAGGCAGGAGGCGGGGCTACTGCTGGTGCGTGGACAAATACGGGCAGCCTCTGCCGGGCTTCGACGGCAGGGAGCGGGGCGAGACTCAGTGCTACAACCTGGAGAGCAAATGAGAGGACGGAGGGACGTCGAGTGGacggagagaggaagacagagaatAAGGGGGTGGgttggaggggagggggggagacagagagagaaagagcctACTTTGCTCTTGCATGTAGTTTTATGTAAACATTTGAAGGGGGCTCTGGACCTTTTGATTTCAGGTCCCATTTCTGTCGGAGAGTTAGAGGGGGAGGGGTGGAGCACGGCCTCGGCGACCCGGCCAAGCCTCCTGTCCATCACAGCTATCTGTCCTGTGCTTAGGGAACCTTTATCctttctttaa